One genomic region from Rhizomicrobium palustre encodes:
- a CDS encoding YqgE/AlgH family protein yields MTRAISPEPAENFLEGKLLIAMPGMPDPRFEKSVIFICAHSAKGAMGLIVNKPIEGLAFGELMEKFEIPVSPGLAAMPILFGGPVNMGRGFVLHSADYGTEEDTLTITSDIALTATTDILQAIADGSGPSKSLLALGYAGWSPGQIENEILANGWIHCDADPKLVFETGHEAIWETAIAKLGADISGFSGEAGRA; encoded by the coding sequence ATGACGCGTGCGATTTCTCCTGAACCGGCCGAGAATTTCCTGGAAGGCAAGCTCCTTATCGCGATGCCGGGCATGCCTGATCCCCGATTCGAGAAAAGCGTGATTTTCATTTGCGCCCATTCCGCTAAGGGCGCGATGGGGCTGATCGTCAATAAACCGATCGAGGGGCTGGCCTTTGGCGAGTTGATGGAGAAGTTCGAAATCCCGGTTTCGCCCGGTCTCGCCGCCATGCCGATCCTGTTTGGCGGGCCGGTGAATATGGGGCGCGGCTTTGTCCTGCACAGCGCCGATTACGGCACCGAGGAGGACACGCTCACCATCACCTCCGATATCGCCCTGACCGCCACCACAGATATCTTACAGGCGATTGCAGACGGCTCCGGCCCGTCAAAATCCCTGCTCGCGCTTGGCTATGCAGGCTGGAGCCCCGGCCAGATCGAAAACGAAATCCTCGCCAATGGCTGGATTCATTGCGACGCTGATCCCAAGCTGGTGTTCGAAACCGGCCATGAGGCGATTTGGGAAACCGCCATCGCCAAACTCGGCGCCGATATTTCCGGGTTTTCGGGCGAGGCGGGGCGGGCTTAA
- a CDS encoding GNAT family N-acetyltransferase, with the protein MAFMRGLTFPGGQQPVIRGSEVYLRYPRIADYKAWAQLRGESREFLTPWEPSWARDELTKGAFRRRIRRYQKENRLDTAYAFFVFRAEDGQLLGGCTLSNVRRGVTQSCAMGYWIGERFARHGYMYDAVRALIPFVFTTLGLHRIEAACLPINEASQNLLTKAGFLREGLARKYLQINGEWRDHVLFALLEDEAPLG; encoded by the coding sequence ATGGCGTTTATGCGCGGGCTGACGTTTCCCGGCGGTCAGCAGCCGGTGATACGTGGGTCTGAAGTATATTTACGCTATCCACGCATTGCTGATTACAAGGCATGGGCGCAGCTTCGCGGCGAAAGCCGGGAGTTTCTGACGCCCTGGGAGCCCTCATGGGCGCGCGATGAGCTGACCAAAGGCGCTTTTCGCCGCCGCATCCGCCGGTATCAAAAAGAGAACCGCCTCGACACCGCCTATGCCTTCTTTGTCTTCCGAGCAGAGGATGGCCAGCTTTTGGGCGGCTGTACGCTCTCCAATGTGCGCCGCGGGGTGACCCAATCCTGCGCCATGGGCTATTGGATCGGCGAGCGCTTTGCGCGTCATGGTTACATGTACGACGCGGTTCGCGCGCTGATCCCGTTCGTCTTCACGACCCTTGGCCTGCACCGTATCGAGGCGGCCTGCCTGCCGATCAACGAAGCCTCTCAGAATCTCCTAACTAAGGCGGGTTTCCTGCGCGAAGGGCTCGCCCGCAAGTATCTGCAAATTAACGGCGAATGGCGCGATCATGTGCTATTCGCTTTGCTCGAGGACGAGGCGCCGCTAGGGTAG
- a CDS encoding EAL domain-containing protein — MNIRLALAIAAAVLVALLTEVGLTGAGIAAPQPANAQPANPNPINLGAETTDARVIELKPYLKPFSPNGASAKKEPSNWYVFDAVNLSSRTVKRVLLAGEPPSSSLTILPRAVRPQILQVASTSPGVLVDPTNAYGRKGYVLTLPASAKAEVAVRLAGVAEQPSLLAWTDQAASSHKTNTAIFIAAVAGLIGAAAVFCFGLAVMTHHWAPRWAAASLTALLLARFSSIGLFDGSIVTTIGGPYGLTALFSALALAAGLRFIDLTVPVREVWPQYAKYLAHAIYVVMGLGALAYVGIPGATLLTDVALLLIPPAIFAYMIFREKRGSKPARIVQPAAGLFAMVSITNAFLALGAFGSTAIVPDLAGGFAAAGAILLALAVTAGEGISVIPWHHSSAPRPAPQPAKAAPVQSAATRAALEAIGASRQGVFEIDILAKETVLSPEAASLFGMKPGRVPHATWADRIHEDDRPVYEQAITEFCRQSGLAFRIEFRVLSEEGRYYWCELRATMKGPEGAAAERCLGLIADVTTRKEAEVEMIDRSVRDPLTGLGNRVALMEELDGLGAMLRNAVFAVLDIDRFKSIHASLGDEGGDAVLLQVAERLTAHFHGFADIFRVGGDSFAVLFPQTPEKPEQIGSALVQLCEGALHIDGRNVFAPASIGVALGKQARDSIDLIKNAELALLEAKRAGGGSSRVYVPEMEAVAPKDTVALDSELRNALDRGEIEVFYQPIVRLTDRSVAGFEALLRWRHPAKGLVAPADFIAHSEETGTIVALGQLALERAAADLSGWQRYFPLPEPLFVSVNLSRRQLREAGLINRLSELLSSASVAPGSLRLEITESSIASDEDVKRLALSIKELGAGLAIDDFGTGQSSLSQLADLPFDTVKIDKSFLSAGANTDGDVVLTSMVQMVHELKRGVIVEGVETEADAARLAELGCEYAQGFLFSEAVTAQDAMTYIARTFRSPSTVG, encoded by the coding sequence GTGAATATCCGGCTTGCTCTTGCCATCGCTGCTGCGGTGCTCGTCGCGTTACTGACTGAAGTTGGCCTGACCGGGGCTGGCATCGCTGCGCCTCAACCGGCCAATGCTCAGCCGGCCAATCCCAATCCGATTAATTTGGGCGCCGAAACGACCGATGCGCGGGTGATTGAGCTCAAACCTTATCTGAAACCGTTTTCGCCCAATGGGGCGAGTGCCAAGAAAGAGCCCAGCAACTGGTATGTGTTCGATGCGGTAAATCTTTCCAGCCGCACGGTGAAGCGCGTGCTTCTGGCTGGCGAGCCTCCGTCGTCGAGCCTCACTATTCTGCCGCGCGCTGTGCGCCCGCAAATCCTGCAAGTGGCGTCCACAAGTCCGGGGGTGCTGGTGGACCCCACCAACGCCTATGGCCGCAAAGGCTATGTCCTGACGCTGCCCGCCTCGGCCAAGGCCGAAGTCGCGGTGCGCCTCGCCGGAGTCGCCGAACAGCCCTCGCTCCTGGCCTGGACTGATCAAGCCGCATCCTCGCATAAGACCAATACCGCGATCTTCATCGCGGCTGTGGCGGGGCTGATTGGGGCGGCGGCGGTGTTCTGTTTCGGCCTCGCGGTGATGACCCATCATTGGGCACCGCGCTGGGCCGCTGCCTCGCTGACGGCGCTGCTGCTGGCGCGCTTCTCCTCCATCGGCCTGTTCGACGGCTCGATCGTGACCACCATCGGCGGACCTTATGGCCTTACGGCCCTGTTCAGCGCGCTGGCGCTAGCGGCGGGCTTGCGCTTCATCGATCTCACTGTGCCGGTGCGCGAAGTCTGGCCCCAATATGCCAAATATCTGGCTCATGCGATTTACGTGGTGATGGGGCTGGGCGCGCTTGCCTATGTCGGCATTCCTGGCGCCACTCTTCTTACCGATGTCGCGCTGCTTCTCATCCCCCCTGCGATCTTCGCCTACATGATTTTCCGTGAGAAGCGCGGCTCCAAGCCCGCCCGCATTGTGCAGCCCGCGGCCGGACTTTTCGCCATGGTCTCGATCACCAACGCCTTTTTGGCGCTGGGCGCGTTTGGCTCGACGGCCATCGTGCCTGATCTGGCGGGCGGCTTCGCGGCGGCAGGTGCCATTCTTCTCGCGCTGGCCGTCACGGCGGGCGAGGGCATCTCGGTCATTCCATGGCACCATTCATCGGCCCCGCGTCCTGCGCCGCAGCCTGCCAAAGCCGCGCCGGTGCAGAGCGCCGCGACGCGTGCCGCTTTGGAAGCGATCGGTGCTTCGCGCCAGGGCGTTTTCGAGATCGATATCCTTGCCAAGGAAACGGTGCTGTCGCCCGAAGCTGCCAGCCTCTTTGGCATGAAGCCGGGGCGCGTGCCGCACGCCACCTGGGCGGACCGCATTCATGAGGATGACCGTCCGGTCTATGAGCAGGCGATCACGGAGTTCTGCCGCCAATCGGGTCTGGCTTTCCGTATCGAATTCCGCGTCCTCTCCGAAGAGGGGCGTTATTATTGGTGCGAGCTGCGCGCCACCATGAAGGGGCCGGAAGGCGCCGCCGCGGAGCGCTGCCTTGGTCTCATCGCCGATGTCACCACCCGCAAAGAAGCCGAGGTCGAGATGATCGACCGTTCGGTGCGCGATCCCTTGACCGGGCTCGGCAACCGCGTCGCGCTGATGGAAGAGCTCGACGGTCTCGGCGCCATGCTGCGCAATGCGGTCTTCGCGGTGCTTGATATCGACCGCTTCAAATCCATTCATGCGAGCCTTGGCGATGAGGGCGGCGATGCCGTGCTGTTGCAGGTCGCCGAACGCCTGACCGCGCATTTCCATGGCTTTGCCGATATTTTCCGCGTCGGCGGGGATTCCTTCGCGGTGCTGTTCCCCCAGACTCCGGAAAAGCCCGAACAGATCGGCTCCGCGCTGGTGCAGCTCTGCGAAGGCGCGCTGCATATTGATGGCCGCAATGTTTTCGCCCCAGCCAGCATCGGTGTCGCCCTTGGCAAACAGGCGCGCGATTCCATCGATCTCATCAAGAACGCAGAACTTGCGCTGCTCGAAGCCAAGCGGGCAGGCGGTGGCAGCTCGCGTGTTTATGTGCCGGAAATGGAAGCCGTCGCCCCGAAGGATACGGTGGCGCTGGATTCCGAATTGCGCAATGCGCTTGATCGCGGCGAGATCGAAGTCTTCTATCAGCCCATCGTGCGGCTGACGGATCGCAGCGTTGCCGGGTTCGAGGCGCTTCTGCGCTGGCGCCATCCCGCCAAGGGGCTGGTCGCGCCTGCCGATTTCATCGCCCATAGCGAGGAGACCGGCACTATCGTGGCGCTTGGGCAATTGGCGCTCGAACGCGCGGCGGCCGATCTTTCCGGTTGGCAGCGCTATTTCCCTTTGCCTGAGCCGTTATTCGTCAGCGTCAATCTCTCGCGCCGTCAGTTACGCGAAGCGGGTCTCATTAACCGCTTGTCGGAGCTGCTTTCGAGCGCCAGCGTGGCACCGGGCTCCTTGCGGCTCGAGATCACCGAATCCTCTATCGCCAGCGATGAGGATGTGAAGCGCCTTGCGCTCAGCATCAAGGAATTGGGTGCGGGCCTCGCCATCGATGATTTCGGCACCGGCCAATCGAGCCTGTCGCAGCTTGCCGATCTGCCCTTTGACACCGTGAAGATCGACAAGAGCTTCCTGTCTGCGGGTGCCAACACGGATGGCGATGTCGTCCTCACCTCGATGGTGCAAATGGTGCACGAGCTGAAGCGCGGCGTGATTGTGGAAGGGGTGGAGACCGAGGCCGATGCCGCGCGTCTCGCCGAATTGGGCTGCGAATACGCGCAAGGCTTCCTCTTCTCGGAAGCCGTCACTGCCCAGGATGCGATGACCTATATCGCCCGCACCTTCCGGTCGCCGAGCACGGTGGGGTAG
- a CDS encoding peroxiredoxin, translating into MTIATGDKIPSATLMEMRDGAPRAVKTEELFGGKKVVLFGLPGAFTPTCSAKHLPGFIQYAEAFREKGVDTIACLSVNDAFVMGAWGNSVGAGDKVLMLADGNGDFTKELGLEMDATKYGMGSRCQRFAMVVEDGVVKKLNVEEPGAFQVSAAEYVLKQV; encoded by the coding sequence ATGACCATCGCAACCGGTGACAAGATTCCGTCGGCAACACTGATGGAGATGCGCGATGGGGCGCCGCGCGCGGTCAAAACCGAAGAGCTTTTCGGGGGCAAGAAAGTGGTGCTGTTCGGCCTGCCGGGCGCCTTCACCCCGACCTGCTCAGCCAAGCATCTGCCGGGCTTCATTCAATACGCCGAGGCCTTCCGCGAAAAGGGCGTCGACACCATCGCCTGCCTCTCGGTGAATGACGCTTTTGTGATGGGCGCTTGGGGCAACTCGGTGGGGGCGGGCGACAAGGTGCTGATGCTCGCCGATGGTAACGGCGATTTCACCAAGGAACTCGGCCTGGAGATGGACGCCACCAAATACGGCATGGGTTCGCGCTGCCAGCGTTTTGCCATGGTGGTGGAAGACGGCGTGGTAAAGAAACTGAACGTCGAAGAACCCGGCGCCTTCCAGGTCTCTGCCGCGGAATATGTGCTGAAGCAGGTGTGA
- the thrB gene encoding homoserine kinase: MAVYTDVSFEELESFLAGYDIGAPLTFKGIAEGVENSNYFLQTTKGGFILTLYEKRVKVEDLPFFLGLLEHLSANGIACPLPVRSLEGAQSSRLSGRTAALFTFLNGLSLRKPDGAHCAAAGAALAKLHEAGKGFALKRKNALSYDGWRELVEACLPRADEVEQGLGELIRTAHDEITANWPVGLPQGVIHADLFPDNVLFMNGQVSGLIDFYFACNDAYAYDLAVMLNAWCFEPDVAFNVTKSKSLIAAYCKGRELTKEEREALPILARGAALRFLLTRLYDWLNHDPNALVRPKDPREYSRRLRFHKKVRSSSEYGL; this comes from the coding sequence ATGGCTGTTTACACTGATGTCTCTTTTGAAGAACTCGAGAGTTTTCTCGCCGGATACGACATCGGCGCGCCCCTGACCTTTAAGGGGATCGCCGAGGGCGTGGAGAACTCGAACTATTTCCTCCAGACCACCAAAGGCGGCTTCATTCTCACGCTCTACGAGAAGCGGGTGAAGGTGGAAGACCTGCCCTTTTTCCTGGGGCTGTTGGAGCATCTTTCGGCCAATGGCATCGCCTGTCCTCTGCCTGTTCGAAGTCTCGAAGGGGCGCAATCCTCGCGCCTTTCGGGGCGGACGGCGGCGCTCTTTACCTTCTTGAACGGGCTCTCGCTTCGAAAGCCGGACGGCGCCCATTGCGCGGCGGCGGGTGCGGCGCTCGCGAAGCTGCACGAGGCCGGAAAAGGCTTCGCGTTAAAGCGCAAGAACGCCCTCAGCTATGATGGCTGGCGGGAACTGGTGGAGGCCTGCCTTCCCCGGGCCGATGAAGTCGAGCAAGGGCTCGGCGAGTTGATCCGCACCGCGCATGACGAAATCACCGCGAACTGGCCGGTGGGTCTGCCGCAAGGTGTGATCCATGCTGACCTCTTCCCCGACAACGTGCTTTTCATGAATGGCCAGGTCTCGGGGCTGATCGATTTCTATTTCGCCTGCAACGATGCGTATGCCTATGACCTTGCGGTGATGCTGAACGCCTGGTGTTTCGAGCCAGATGTCGCCTTCAACGTCACCAAATCCAAGAGCCTGATCGCGGCCTATTGCAAAGGGCGCGAACTCACCAAGGAAGAACGCGAAGCCCTGCCCATCCTGGCGCGCGGCGCGGCACTGCGCTTCCTCCTGACCCGGCTTTACGATTGGCTGAACCACGATCCCAACGCCCTCGTTCGGCCCAAAGACCCGCGCGAATATTCCCGCCGCTTGCGCTTTCATAAGAAGGTGCGCAGCAGCAGCGAATATGGTTTGTAG
- the rnhA gene encoding ribonuclease HI — protein MQIEIFTDGACTGNPGPGGWAAILRAGEHEKELFGGEKATTNNRMELMAAIKALEAVKKPSEITLYTDSRYVMDGVTKWIINWKKNGWKTADKKPVKNEDLWRALDAATFPHKITWRWVKGHAGHPENERVDALARGAVP, from the coding sequence ATGCAAATCGAAATCTTCACGGACGGTGCCTGTACGGGCAATCCAGGCCCCGGCGGCTGGGCGGCAATCCTGCGCGCGGGCGAACATGAAAAGGAACTCTTCGGCGGCGAGAAGGCCACTACCAACAACCGCATGGAGTTGATGGCGGCGATCAAGGCGCTGGAGGCGGTGAAAAAGCCCTCAGAAATCACGCTTTATACGGACTCCCGCTATGTCATGGACGGGGTCACCAAGTGGATCATCAACTGGAAGAAAAACGGCTGGAAAACCGCCGATAAGAAGCCGGTGAAGAACGAAGATTTATGGCGCGCGCTCGATGCCGCCACCTTCCCCCACAAGATCACCTGGCGCTGGGTGAAAGGCCATGCCGGCCACCCCGAGAACGAACGCGTCGATGCCCTCGCCCGTGGCGCGGTGCCGTAA
- the argS gene encoding arginine--tRNA ligase, whose product MTSLSRELSAIAGRAFADEGLSAEFGLVKPSDRPDLSQFQCNGALAAAKKGGGNPRMLAQKVVDKLKATSIFAKLEIAGPGFINIDLTDTALDARAAAMSKDARLGAPETGIGKTMVIDYGGPNVAKPMHVGHLRSAIIGDSLKRLFRANGWKVVGDVHLGDWGLQMGQLISEVALRGIAPIYFDEAFTGPYPEESPVTMDDLEVLYPAASAACKADEARLELARKATAELQGGRPGYVALWKHFFAVSEKGLKREYASLGVEFDLWNGEASVDPIIPPMVEDLKARGLAEESQGALVVQVAEPGDKKEMPPLILLKSDGAVLYGTTDLATIVDRVKELDPNLILYVVDQRQHGHFEQVFRAAKKAGLAGKAELEHAGFGTMNGADGKPFKTRAGGVMKLFDLIAMTTEEARKRLTEAGIGADYPEAEKEDIAQKVGVAALKFADLSNYRLTDYIFDLERFTKFEGKTGPYLQYAAVRIRSILRRAAEEGLIGTAPVIRSPEERALMLQILALPDAMEAAEEKRAPNILCEYVFTLAQAFSRFYAEHHVMSEHDEEKRLSRLGLCGLTLETLTKVLDLLGIEVPERM is encoded by the coding sequence ATGACTTCGCTTTCCCGGGAGCTTTCGGCAATCGCGGGCCGCGCGTTTGCTGATGAGGGTCTTTCCGCGGAATTCGGCCTGGTCAAACCTTCCGACCGTCCCGATCTTTCCCAGTTTCAATGCAATGGTGCGCTGGCTGCTGCCAAGAAGGGCGGCGGAAATCCGCGCATGCTGGCGCAGAAGGTGGTTGATAAGCTGAAGGCGACCTCGATCTTCGCCAAGCTCGAGATTGCAGGCCCCGGCTTCATCAATATCGATCTCACCGACACCGCGCTCGATGCGCGCGCCGCCGCTATGTCGAAGGATGCCCGTCTGGGTGCGCCGGAGACCGGCATCGGCAAGACGATGGTGATCGATTACGGCGGCCCGAATGTCGCCAAGCCCATGCATGTCGGTCATCTGCGTTCGGCGATCATCGGCGACAGTCTGAAACGGCTGTTCCGCGCCAATGGCTGGAAGGTCGTCGGCGACGTTCATCTCGGCGATTGGGGCCTGCAAATGGGCCAGCTGATCTCCGAAGTGGCCTTGCGCGGTATCGCGCCGATCTATTTCGACGAGGCTTTCACCGGCCCTTATCCGGAAGAATCGCCCGTCACCATGGATGATCTTGAGGTCCTCTATCCGGCAGCGTCAGCGGCCTGCAAAGCCGATGAAGCGCGGCTCGAACTGGCCCGCAAAGCCACCGCCGAATTGCAGGGCGGGCGTCCCGGTTATGTCGCGCTGTGGAAGCATTTCTTCGCGGTGTCCGAGAAGGGCCTCAAGCGCGAATATGCCAGCCTCGGCGTCGAGTTCGATCTTTGGAATGGCGAAGCCAGCGTCGATCCCATCATCCCGCCGATGGTCGAGGATTTGAAGGCGCGCGGTCTTGCGGAAGAAAGCCAAGGCGCGCTCGTCGTGCAGGTTGCCGAGCCCGGCGACAAAAAAGAAATGCCGCCGCTGATCCTTTTGAAGTCGGATGGCGCGGTACTCTACGGCACCACCGATCTGGCGACCATTGTCGATCGCGTGAAGGAGCTGGACCCGAACCTCATTCTCTATGTGGTCGATCAGCGCCAGCACGGCCATTTCGAGCAGGTTTTCCGCGCCGCCAAGAAGGCCGGTCTCGCGGGCAAGGCCGAGCTGGAACATGCCGGTTTCGGCACCATGAACGGCGCCGACGGCAAGCCCTTCAAGACCCGTGCGGGCGGGGTGATGAAGCTGTTCGATCTCATTGCCATGACCACCGAGGAGGCCAGGAAGCGTCTTACGGAAGCGGGCATCGGTGCCGATTATCCCGAAGCCGAGAAAGAAGACATCGCTCAGAAGGTGGGCGTGGCGGCGCTGAAATTCGCCGATCTCTCCAATTACCGCCTGACGGACTACATTTTCGACCTCGAGCGTTTCACCAAATTCGAGGGTAAGACCGGCCCGTATTTGCAGTACGCGGCGGTGCGCATCCGTTCGATCCTGCGCCGCGCGGCGGAAGAGGGGCTGATCGGTACCGCGCCGGTGATCCGCTCGCCGGAAGAGCGCGCGCTGATGTTGCAGATCCTGGCGCTTCCCGATGCGATGGAAGCCGCCGAGGAAAAGCGCGCCCCGAACATCCTCTGCGAGTATGTGTTCACGCTCGCCCAGGCCTTCAGCCGCTTTTACGCTGAACACCACGTCATGAGCGAGCATGACGAGGAAAAGCGCCTCTCGCGCCTCGGCCTTTGCGGCCTGACGCTGGAAACTCTGACCAAAGTCCTGGATTTGCTCGGGATCGAAGTTCCGGAGCGGATGTAA